In Elephas maximus indicus isolate mEleMax1 chromosome 7, mEleMax1 primary haplotype, whole genome shotgun sequence, the following proteins share a genomic window:
- the HOATZ gene encoding cilia- and flagella-associated protein HOATZ isoform X2, with amino-acid sequence METRPRGSPSSLKESDETFPHGPLVFAGSSEPDVNLAKQFWISASLYPPTESQLVLSRDSRQRLPVARPSGCSASEKCHFQPFPSENNKGTEVEEALKVQRSVEKLEYLQEAKKRDEILQLLRKQREERIMERDIRVRETGSRRSQGPGLI; translated from the exons ATGGAGACGCGGCCCAGAGGAAGTCCCAGCAGCCTAAAAGAGTCGGATGAAACTTTCCCGCACGGACCACTGGTGTTTGCCGGCTCCTCCGAACCAGACGTAAACTTGGCCAAGCAGTTCTGGATCTCGGCGTCGCTATATCCTCCTACCGAATCCCAGCTGGTGCTGTCCAGAGATAGCAGGCAGCGTCTACCCGTGGCGCGGCCCTCTGGATGCAGCGCGTCAG AGAAATGTCACTTCCAGCCTTTTCCCTCTGAGAATAACA AGGGTACGGAAGTTGAGGAAGCCCTAAAGGTTCAGCGGTCGGTGGAGAAACTAGAGTATCTCCAAGAG GCTAAAAAGAGAGATGAGATTCTccaactattaagaaaacaaagagaagaaaggatcaTG GAAAGAGATATCAGAGTCAGAGAAACTGGATCAAGAAGAAGTCAAGGCCCTGGACTAATTTGA
- the HOATZ gene encoding cilia- and flagella-associated protein HOATZ isoform X1: METRPRGSPSSLKESDETFPHGPLVFAGSSEPDVNLAKQFWISASLYPPTESQLVLSRDSRQRLPVARPSGCSASEKCHFQPFPSENNKGTEVEEALKVQRSVEKLEYLQEAKKRDEILQLLRKQREERIMKEMISLRCKPKTKVHKAKKEISESEKLDQEEVKALD, encoded by the exons ATGGAGACGCGGCCCAGAGGAAGTCCCAGCAGCCTAAAAGAGTCGGATGAAACTTTCCCGCACGGACCACTGGTGTTTGCCGGCTCCTCCGAACCAGACGTAAACTTGGCCAAGCAGTTCTGGATCTCGGCGTCGCTATATCCTCCTACCGAATCCCAGCTGGTGCTGTCCAGAGATAGCAGGCAGCGTCTACCCGTGGCGCGGCCCTCTGGATGCAGCGCGTCAG AGAAATGTCACTTCCAGCCTTTTCCCTCTGAGAATAACA AGGGTACGGAAGTTGAGGAAGCCCTAAAGGTTCAGCGGTCGGTGGAGAAACTAGAGTATCTCCAAGAG GCTAAAAAGAGAGATGAGATTCTccaactattaagaaaacaaagagaagaaaggatcaTG aaagaaaTGATTTCCCTTCGTTGTAAGCCAAAGACCAAAGTACACAAAGCAAA GAAAGAGATATCAGAGTCAGAGAAACTGGATCAAGAAGAAGTCAAGGCCCTGGACTAA